Below is a window of Deinococcus multiflagellatus DNA.
TTTGAGGCCCGTATCCTCCCCGGCGCCGTGCGTTTTCTGACCCCCGCCCAGCGCACTGACCTGGAGACCTAAGCCAAGCCCGTCTGGGACAGCAAAAAATGGGCAGCCTCACAGGAAGGCCAGGAAGGGGCCTCGGCGCGCGGCTGAGGGGTAAAGTACTGGGCATGGGCGCCGAGTTTCGCACCTGCCGTGTTTGTCAGCAGCCCCTTTCGATAGCGGCATTTCCCAAAAACCGCCCCGATGGCAGTCGGCACTATCGTTGCCTCAATTGTCAGGCAGCGGCCTACCGTCAGCGCTATGCCCAAGATGATCGGCGTCGCGTTTTTCAGATGGCCTACAGTATGAATGGCAGTGTGCTCAAACGTTTTCCCAGTTCAGTCCTCTTGCGCCGGAGATGTTGGTGACATTGCTCTGCGAAACGCCAGCTTGTACCTATTGCGGCCTGCGGAATGATCGATGTGGTCTGGGTTTCCAGATTGATCACACTCATCCTCTAAGTCGGGGTGGGCGCCACGAGATGGACAATCTCGCGCTCGCCTGCGCGCAATGCAACCGGGCCAAATGGAACCTCACCCGAGACGAGTTTGAGCGCTGGCTGGCGCGAGCTGCCCAGCATCTGGCTGCCCCCAATCCAATGTTCTATAATTCCACTTATGAAACATAAGGAATGGCGATGACGGGCGCTGCCCTGGTCCTGGCCTCCCGCTGGGCCAGTGCCGCCAATCGCCGCCGCGAGGGCCTCCGGGCGGCCCATAGCCAGGACGCCGCCGCCCTGAGTGAGCTGCTGCACACCTACATGCGCCTGAAATCCAGTCGGGGTGGGCGGATCAGCGAACTCACGCTGTCGCACTACGCCGAGAGCGTGCGGCGCTTCCTGACCTTCACAGGGCCCCCAGAAGCCCCCTCACACGCGCTGAACCAGTTGTCCAGCGAGGTGTTCGACCTATGGCTGCTGCACCTGCAAGCCGAAGGGCTCGCGGCGGCCAGTGTGAAACGTCACCTCTACGGCGTCCGCAATCTCATGAAGGCCCTGGTGTGGGCGAACGTGCTGGACCACGACCCCAGCGCTGGGGTTCGCCCGCCTGCCGACGCCACGCCCGCCCACGCCCGCAAACGCGCCATTGAAGGAGCGCAATACCGCCAGTTGCTGGAGCTGCCAGAAGCGTTGCATCCCGCTCACCCCACACGGGCCACCCGCGACCGCATGCTGCTGCTGCTGGGCGGCAATCTGGGCCTGCGGGCCGCTGAAATCGTGGGGCTCAATCTCGGGGACGCTGATCTGACGACCAGTGCCCTCCAGGTGCGGGGCAAGGGCAGCAAGTTGCGCCGGGTGCCCCTCACGGCGGGCATGAAAGCGGCCCTGCAGGCGTGGCTGACCTACCGGGTCGCCGTGGCAGCCCCCAGCGGGCCCGACGCGCCGCTGCTGGTCTCCCTGACACCCAGGAATCTGGGCGGACGCCTGACCACCAAAGGCGGGCGGGATATCGCGGCCCAGTACTATCAGGCGCTGGGCCTCCCGGCGGAGATGTGGGGCCTGCACACCCTGCGCCGGACGGCCGGCACCCAGCTCTACCGCGCCACCCGTGACCTGCATGTGGTCGCCGATGTGCTGGGTCACGCCTCAGTCAATACCTCGGCGATTTACGCCAAGATGGACACAGAGCTGCGGCGCGAAGCGCTGGAGGCCATGGAAGCACTGCGGGAGAAGCCAAAACCCTAAAGCCACGCCACCCGCCGCCGCCAGCCATACAGCACCATCAGCAGCGCCAGCCCCAGCGCCGGCAGGTCACCCACCTGCATGAACACGGTGGTGCCGCTCAGCAGCCGGGGGCGCACGTCCAGCACCTGCACCTCTTGGCCCGTGCTCACGGTCTGCACCGGCTGGCCCAGGTCGTTCACCGCACCCGCCACGCCCAGGTTCACGCTGCGCACCAGCCAGCGCCGGGTTTCGATGGCGCGCACCCGGCCCATCTGGAAATGCTGCTGCACGCCCCAGCCCTTGTACCAGCCGTCGTTGCTGGGGTTGACCAGCACCTGCGCGCCCCGGTTGGCCAGCGTGCGCGCCACCCACGGAAACACGCTGTCGTAGCAGACATAAGTGCCGTAAGCCACACCGCCAAGACTTAAGGGACCGAGATCGCGGTTGGGCACCGTATCGGGAATCGCAAAGCCAAGCGGCGTGAGAATCAGGCGGTAAATCGGGCCCAGAACAGTCTGGAAAGGAAATTCCTCGCCAAACGGCACCAGCTTGGCCTTGTCGTTGCGGGACATCACCCGGCCACTGGCATCAAGACTGATGACGGCGTTGTAGGCCGGGCTGACATTCGCATATACCCCTGCGCCACTGATCCCCGGCCCCGGAAAAGCGGTGACTGGGGCCGGTGGACCGGCGAATGTCAAGGCGGTTTCGCTCCAGACCACCACACTGCCGGGCGGGCGGTTCAGACTGGCCTGCCGCTGCACCCGGAACTGCTCGTCTGCCGTGAGGGTGCCGGACGCCCGATCAAACGCCGCAAACGCCATCCGCAGCACCCGCATGGGCTGTTCAGGCCCTTCGCCGGGAAGGCGGGTCAGGCCGTAGCCCAGGGCCCCGCCCCAGGCCAGCGCCGCCAGCACCACGGGACGCCAGGACGCTCTCCCCTGCTGCCGTTCCAACCACGCCTGGCCCAGTGCCGCCGCAGTGAAGGCCACCAGCACGCTGCCCAGCAGCACACCGCCCAGGTCCGCAATCTGGATAGCGGGCGTGGGCAGCAGGGTGTACCCCAGGGTGGGCCAGGGAAAGGCCAGCGGGCCCAGAAAGCGCAGCCATTCCAGCAGCACCCAGCCGCCCGCCAGGGTCCAGACCCGTCCGGTGGGCGAAGGAGTCAGGCGGGTGGCAATCAGGGCCATGCCCGCCAGAAAGGCCCCCTCCAAGGCGAACAGCAGCCCGGCCAGGGCGCCGAACGGCACCATGCCAAACAGCAGGTCCACCAGAAAGGCGCCCAGCCACCACAGGTGCAGCCCCATGTAGCCAAAGCCCGCCCAGAACAGCCGCCCGGCGGCCTGCCGGGGGGTATCGGCGCGGGCGGTGAACGCCAGAATGGCCGCCAGCGGCAGGGCGCTCAGCGCACTCCAGGGCAGTGGCAGACCGCAGGCGGCCAGGGCCAGGCCCAGCAGCAGGGCGGTGACGGGAACAGGCATGGGGGCCATGATAGGGCCGGATGGTTGGGCGCCGTGCGGGCCGCGCCCCTGGGCGGAGGCTAAAGAGTGTCACAGGGCCCCCCCGTGGGTGGACCGGCGGCCACGCACCACAGATCGGGGCAGAATGTTCTACGATACGTGCACCTTGCGAGTGGCCTTTATCAGTGACATACACGGCAACATTCACGCCCTGACGGCGGTGAAGCGCTTCCTGAGCGAGAACATCGTCAATCAGGTGATCGTGGTGGGCGACCTCGTGGGCTACGGCGCCAGCCCCGGGCCGGTCATTGACTTCGTGCGGCGCGAGGGCTGGGTGGCCGGCCTGGGGTCCAGCGACATGCGCGTGGCCATTGACCTGGGCGAGCGCGCCGACCGCAAGGGCGTGGCCGATCAGGTGCTGACCTGGACGAAGAAGATCCTGACCCCCGAGCAGCTGGACTTCCTGCGCCGGCTGCCGCCGGGCGGGCGCATCACCACGCCGATTGGCCGCGTGCGCTTCTTTCACGGCAGCCCCCACGCCCCGGACCAGCGCCTGGACCTGATGGCCCCCAAGCGTGAACTCGAAGAACTGGCCGATTCGCTGGGCGCCCGCGTGATCGTGGTGGGCGGCTCACACGTCCCCTTCGTGCGCGTGCTGGGCGACACCACCTTCGTGGACCCCGGCAGCGTGGGCCTGACCCTGAACCATGAACCCGGCGCCGACGTGGCAATTGTGGACTGCGTGGGCCGCAAGCCCAAGGTGTCCCTGCACAAGGTGACCTACGACTTTGCCTCCAGCGCCTTTGACATCATGGCCTGGAACCTGCCCCCGGTGATTGCGGATGTGATTCGCACCGGGCGAATGGGGTAAAGGACAAAAGCAGAGGCGCGGCGGACCCACTCAAAGGTCCGCCGCGCTGTTCTGGGCTTTCTGGTCTTCAGGCCGGCACCGGGGCCAGCGCATCCAGAAAGCGCCCAGCCAGGCCGCGTTCGCCCAGCAGGTCTTCCAGCGCGCGCATCAGGGTCAGGTACGGCGCGGGGCGGGCGGTTTCGCCCATCAGGCCCAGGCGCCAGATCTGGCCGGCGGTGGGGCCCAGGCCGCCCGTCACGCTGATGCCGCGCTCGCGCAGGCGGCGGCGCACGTCAGCGTCATCAAAGCCCGTGGGGAGGCGCAGGGCCAGCACGGTGGGCAGCCGGGCTTCGGGGCGGGCCACGTACGGCGTGAAGCCCAGGGGCGCCAGGGCCTGCTGCACCGCCTGCCCAATCTGCGCCGCGCGCGCCTGGCGCACGGTCAGGCCTTCGTCCAGGGCGGCCCGCAGCGCCGCGTGCAGGGCGTAGTGGAGGTTCACCGGCACGGTGTGGTGGTAGCTCTGGCGGTCCCAGTAGTCGCGCAGGCCTTCAAAGTCGCAGTACCACAGCGGGGTGAGGGTCCGGCGGGCGGCAAAGCGTTCAAAGGCCCGGGTGCTGATCGCCACCGGGGCCAGCCCGGGGGGGGCCGAGAGGCACTTCTGCGCCCCGGTGTAGGCGTAATCCACGCCCCACTCGTTCATGAAGAAGGGTTCCATGCCCGCCGTGGTCACCGCGTCCACCGTCAGCAGGGCGCCGCTGTCGCGCACCAGGGCGGCCAGGGCGGGCACCGGGTTCAGCACGCCGGTGCTGGTTTCGCCGTGCACCACCGCCACCAGCCGCGCGCCGTCCAGCTGCGCGGCCACCGCTGCCGGGTCAATGGGCTCGCCGTGCAGGGCCTGCACCACGCGCACGCGGGCGCCGTACCGGGTCGCCATCTCGGCCATGCGCGCGCCAAACGAACCGTTCACACACACCAGCACGTCGTCGCCCGCCTCCACCAGATTGGCGAAGCCGGCCTCCATGCCCAGGCTGCCGGTGCCGGCCAGCAGGGCGGTAAAGGTGTCCGGCGCCGCGCCGTACATGGCGCGCAGGTCGGCCTGAATCTCGCGGTTCAGGGCGAAGACCTCGGGGTCCATGTGGCCCAGCATGGGGCGGGTCAGCGCGGCCAGGGCGTCGGGGTGGATCGGGGTGGGGCCGGGCGTGAGGAGGGTGTGCTCGGGCGCTGGGGCGGGCATGGCCTACAAGGTAGTGGAACAGGCAGGTTTTGGCAATGATATTGCGGAAGGTTGAAGATGCGGTGGCTTTGGGAGAGAAATATTGCCACGAAGATCGATCTGTATCCGGTAAATTGCCCAAAACGGACAGGGCCATGATCCTGCAGTGCGCGGTGCCCTGTGGGGCTGTCCAGACACCTTCGGGGCTGAGCCACTAGCATGGGGGGCATGAGTGACCCCAGCCTGCGCGCGGTGCTGTTTGACCGGGACGACACGATTGCCTACACCGACCCGGGCGTGTACCGCGAAGCCGCCGTCTGGATGGCCCGCACCTACGGCGTGACCCCGGACGCCGCGCTGCAGGCCCTGCGCGAGCAGTGGGCGGCGCGGGCGCTGACGTGGTGGGACCTGCGCTCCCAGGCCCAGGAGGACGCCTTCTGGGCCGACTACGGCACCGAGCTGACCGGCCGCCTGGGCCTGCCCCCCGAAGCCGCGCCGCAGCTGATGGCCGCCTATCCGTACGAGGTCTACATGAAGCCGGTGCCGCATGCCCGCGAGGTGCTGCTGGAACTGCGCGCCCGGGGCTTGAAGGTGGGGGTGCTGAGCAACACCCTGCCCAGCATTGACCGCACCCTGAAGGCGGTGGGCCTGGACGATCTGGTGGACGTGGCGGTGGCCACCTGCGTGGTGGGCGTGCACAAGCCGGACGCCGGGGCCTATCTGCACGCGGCTGAGGCCCTGGGGGTGGAACCTGCCGAGGTGCTGTTCGTGGACGACAAGGCTGAGAACGTCGAGGCGGCCCGCGCGCTGGGCATGCAGGCGGTGCAGATTGACCTGCGCGGCGAGGTGGCGGGCGCCCTGCACGATCTGCGCGCCGTGCTGGACCGGGTGCCGGGGCCCGCCCACGCGCCGTGAGGCCCGTGCGGATTGACGCCCACCTCGATCTCGCCATGAATGCCCTGGATGGGCGCGACCTCACCCTGAGCCTGGAGGCGCTGCGGGCCCGCGACCCGGTGAACGGCCAGACGGCCGCCGTCACGCTGCCGGAACTGCGGGCCTCGGGGGTGCAGGTGTGTCTGGGGACGCTGTTCGCCCTGCCGCGCACCCCGGGCAGTCCGCACGGATACGTGGACCACGCGGGCGCCCGCGCGCAGGCCCTGGCCCAGCTGGCCGTGTATCGCCGCTGGGAAGACGCCGGACTGGTGCGGGTGCTGACCAGCCGCGCCGGGGTGGCCGCCCACCTGCAGGATGACCACGCGCCGCTGGGGGTGGTGCTGCTGATGGAAGGGGCCGACCCGGTGCGCGGTGCCGATGATCTTCCCTTCTGGGCCGAAAGGGGTGTGCGCCTCATTGGGCCGGCCTGGGGGCGCACGCGCTATGCCGGCGGCACCGACGCGCCGGGGCCCCTGACGGAGGCGGGGCGCGAGTTGGTCACCGCCATGCGTGAGCTGGGCCTGACCCTGGACGCCTCGCACCTGGACGACGCGGCCTTCTGGGACGCGGCGGAGCTGGGGGTGGGCATGATCGCCTCGCACGCCAATGCCCGCGCGCTGGTGCCGGGCAACCGCCACCTGAGTGACGAGATGGCGCGCGCTGTGGCGCAGGCGGGGGGGGTGATTGGGCTGGTCTACCTGAACCGCTTTCTTCGCCCGCTGCCCGAAGGCAGCCTGGAGCGGGTGCCGCTGGCCGAGCTGGCGGCGCACGCGCGGCATTACGCCGACCTGGTCGGCTGGGAGCATGTGGGTCTGGGCAGCGATCTGGACGGGGGCTTTGGGGCCGAGAAGGCGCCGGGCGGCGTCACGCGCCACCGTGAGATCTGGCGGCTGCTGGACGAACTGCCCGAAGCCGCGCGGGCCGGGGTGGCGGGCGGCAATTGGGCGCGCTGGCTGAGCACCCGGTTGTGAGGCCCGGCTAGCGGGTGTTCAGGGCAGTCCCAAACTGCTCGTTCAGGAAGACAGCCAGCGCCTGCGCGAAGCGCTGGTGGGCAAAGCTGCTGGGGTGAATGCCGTCCAGGCTGAAGCTGCGCCCAAAGGGGGCCGCCGCTGTGGGCAGCAGGGGCCGGCCCGGAAGACGGTCCAGCACCGCATTCACGTCGAACACCGGCACCGAATTGGCGGCGGCCAGTTCGCGGATCGCGTCGTTATAGCCGCGCACGATCTGCTGGGCCTGGGTGTACTCGGCGGCGGTTAGGGCGGCCGGGCTGGTGCAGGACAGCGGCTGCTCCCGGCTGGCCCTGGCCACCGTCAGCGTGCCGAAATAGGCTTCCTGGCCCTGGCAACTGGCGTCCACCAGTCCGCCCAGGCGCAGCACCCGCACCGGGATCAGGGCGGGGACCCGGGTCATGTCGGGCAGCGTCATCACGACCAGATGCGGCACGCCGCCGTCCAGCAGGCGGGCCAGCAGCGCGGCGTAGTCGGCCCGGAACTGGGCCAGTGGGGTGGCCTGGTCCGGCTGCCCGCGCAGGGTGGGCAGCAGCGCGTCGTTGTTGCCAATCCACAGGGTCACAAACTGGGGCCGCCGCTGCAGCGCCGCCTGCAGCTGGGTGGTGCCGGGGCCCAGAATCGCGCGGTACAGGTCCGGGTCGTACAGCAGCGGGTCGGGGTCTTGCACCTGGGTGTCGGTGCTGCGCAGCACGTCGCCCACCTTGGCGCCGGGCACCGCCACCACCATGGCCTGCACGTCTGGACGGGCCCGCTGGCAGGTCTTGGCGCCGCTCACGCCGATGGGTGGGGGGCAGCCAGGGGCCAGGACGTCAGGCATAGGCGTGTCCAGGCCGCCCCGTTGGCCCAGCAGGTGGGCGTAGGAGGCGTTCTGGGACTCGGCGGTGAGGCCGCCAGACTGAAAGCCGGCCGTGATGCTGTCGCCCATCGCCACATAGCGGGCAAAGGGCACAGCGGCGGCGCGTGGGGTGGGCGACAGGGCGGGCGTGCAGGCGGTGAGGAGCGCGAGGCAGACGAGGGCGGCTTTCATGGCACCACCTCCACAGACGCAGCGGCGGCGCGGGGCGGCCACCAGCGAATGTGGGTATACCACAGCCTTCCTGCGTGTCTGGGTGCGTTTGGCTACGACTTCCGAACCCATGCCGCTTTTCCCGTGACGGCCCGTCTACGACCGAAAGGGCGCGCCGAGCAGCGCCGCAGCGAAGGAAAAGAGACGGATGCCGTTCATGTTCAGCCTGTCCTGCTGCCCCAGCTGTGGCCGTGCGCCCGCCCGTTTCGGCGTAGGCTGGGGCGCGTGACGGATTTCGCTCTGGACCCCCGCATTCACGCCTTTGATTCGGCGGCCCGGGTGGCCGAAAGCGCCCTGCGTGGGCAGTTGCCCGGCGAAGGCTGGCGCTACCTGGGCACGCGCCCCCTGTGGGCGGGCCCCGGCCGCCTGAGCCTGCTGGGTGCCCCCGAGGACGGCGCCGAGCAGGTCACCGAGGCCCTGCCCGGTGAGGCCCTGGCGCTGCTGTGGGAAAACCGCGAGGGCTGGGCGCGGGTGCGCACGGTGCATGACGGCTACCTGGGCTGGGTGCGGGTCCGTGAGCCGCAGCCGCAGCCGCCGGCGGCCGAGTTGCTGCCTGTCACCGCCCTGCGCGCCCACGCCTACGCAGGGCCGGGTCTCCGGCAGCCGCTGGTGGGCGAACTGGCGCTGGGGGCCCAGGTGGGCACGCGGGCCGGCGAGGTGGTTGAGGAACAGGGGCGCCGCTGGGTGCCGGTCACGTTGGGCGACGGTGCGGAGGCCTGGGTGCAGGCGGCCGTGTTCTCCCCCATTCCGGGCGACGTGGCGGACCTCGCGCTGCGCTTTCTGGACGCGCCGTATGTGTGGGGCGGGCGCAGCGCGTGGGGGCTGGACTGCTCGGGGCTCACGCAGGTTGTGTACGCGGCGCATGGGCGGGCCCTGCCGCGCGACGCCGACCAGCAGCAGGCGGCGCTGCAGGCGGTGGAGGCGCCAGTGCGCGGCGACCTCGCCTTCTTCCCGGGGCACGTGGGCCTGATGCTGGATGAGCGGCGCATGGTGCATGCCAACGCCACCCACATGCGGGTGAGCATCGAGACGCTGGGCGAGGGCGAGTACGGCACGCGGCTGCAGGAGAGCCTGGAGGGCTTCGGGCGGTGGCCCGGGTGAGCCTGGGCTGGGAGACGCTGGAGCTGCACACCGCGCAGCCCTTTGGCATTGCCCGCTGGACGCACAGCGTGTATCCGCGCACCTTCGTGACCTTCACGCAAGGTGGCGTCATGGGCCAGGGCGAGGCGGCCCCGAATGCCTTTTACGGCGAGACGCGCGCCACGGTGGAGGGCGTGCTGCCGCTGCTCTCGGGGGCCCTGGAGGACCCCTGGGACTGGGACGGGCTGGGCGCGCGCCTCGCGGCCCGGATGCCGCAGGGGCACCCCAGCGCCAAGTGCGCCCTGGAGATGGCGGCGGTGGACTGGTGCGCGCGCGCCGTCGGCCGCCCGGCCTGGCAACTGCTGGGCCTGAGCCCGCTGCCGCTGCCGGAAAGCAGCTATACAGTCAGTATCGCCCCGCTGGACGACATGCGCCGGCAGGCCCGCGAGGCGGTGGGCCGGGGCCACGGCGTGCTGAAGGTGAAGCTGGGCACCGACCACGACGAGGCGATTGTTCAGGCCCTGCGTGAGGAAGCGCCTGGCGCAGCCCTGCGGGTGGACGCCAACGCTGCCTGGACCCGCCCGCAGGCCCGGCGGATGCTGGACGTGCTCGCTGCCGCGCGCGTCGAATTGGTGGAGCAGCCCCTGGCGGCCGGCGATCTGGAGGGCCACGCGGCCCTGCGGGGGGTCTCGGCGGTGCCCCTCGTGGCGGATGAAAGCCTGCACCATGTGGGGGACGTGCT
It encodes the following:
- a CDS encoding HNH endonuclease gives rise to the protein MLVTLLCETPACTYCGLRNDRCGLGFQIDHTHPLSRGGRHEMDNLALACAQCNRAKWNLTRDEFERWLARAAQHLAAPNPMFYNSTYET
- a CDS encoding SGNH/GDSL hydrolase family protein; translated protein: MKAALVCLALLTACTPALSPTPRAAAVPFARYVAMGDSITAGFQSGGLTAESQNASYAHLLGQRGGLDTPMPDVLAPGCPPPIGVSGAKTCQRARPDVQAMVVAVPGAKVGDVLRSTDTQVQDPDPLLYDPDLYRAILGPGTTQLQAALQRRPQFVTLWIGNNDALLPTLRGQPDQATPLAQFRADYAALLARLLDGGVPHLVVMTLPDMTRVPALIPVRVLRLGGLVDASCQGQEAYFGTLTVARASREQPLSCTSPAALTAAEYTQAQQIVRGYNDAIRELAAANSVPVFDVNAVLDRLPGRPLLPTAAAPFGRSFSLDGIHPSSFAHQRFAQALAVFLNEQFGTALNTR
- a CDS encoding dipeptidase, producing the protein MRIDAHLDLAMNALDGRDLTLSLEALRARDPVNGQTAAVTLPELRASGVQVCLGTLFALPRTPGSPHGYVDHAGARAQALAQLAVYRRWEDAGLVRVLTSRAGVAAHLQDDHAPLGVVLLMEGADPVRGADDLPFWAERGVRLIGPAWGRTRYAGGTDAPGPLTEAGRELVTAMRELGLTLDASHLDDAAFWDAAELGVGMIASHANARALVPGNRHLSDEMARAVAQAGGVIGLVYLNRFLRPLPEGSLERVPLAELAAHARHYADLVGWEHVGLGSDLDGGFGAEKAPGGVTRHREIWRLLDELPEAARAGVAGGNWARWLSTRL
- the lnt gene encoding apolipoprotein N-acyltransferase; its protein translation is MPVPVTALLLGLALAACGLPLPWSALSALPLAAILAFTARADTPRQAAGRLFWAGFGYMGLHLWWLGAFLVDLLFGMVPFGALAGLLFALEGAFLAGMALIATRLTPSPTGRVWTLAGGWVLLEWLRFLGPLAFPWPTLGYTLLPTPAIQIADLGGVLLGSVLVAFTAAALGQAWLERQQGRASWRPVVLAALAWGGALGYGLTRLPGEGPEQPMRVLRMAFAAFDRASGTLTADEQFRVQRQASLNRPPGSVVVWSETALTFAGPPAPVTAFPGPGISGAGVYANVSPAYNAVISLDASGRVMSRNDKAKLVPFGEEFPFQTVLGPIYRLILTPLGFAIPDTVPNRDLGPLSLGGVAYGTYVCYDSVFPWVARTLANRGAQVLVNPSNDGWYKGWGVQQHFQMGRVRAIETRRWLVRSVNLGVAGAVNDLGQPVQTVSTGQEVQVLDVRPRLLSGTTVFMQVGDLPALGLALLMVLYGWRRRVAWL
- a CDS encoding aminotransferase class V-fold PLP-dependent enzyme, with protein sequence MPAPAPEHTLLTPGPTPIHPDALAALTRPMLGHMDPEVFALNREIQADLRAMYGAAPDTFTALLAGTGSLGMEAGFANLVEAGDDVLVCVNGSFGARMAEMATRYGARVRVVQALHGEPIDPAAVAAQLDGARLVAVVHGETSTGVLNPVPALAALVRDSGALLTVDAVTTAGMEPFFMNEWGVDYAYTGAQKCLSAPPGLAPVAISTRAFERFAARRTLTPLWYCDFEGLRDYWDRQSYHHTVPVNLHYALHAALRAALDEGLTVRQARAAQIGQAVQQALAPLGFTPYVARPEARLPTVLALRLPTGFDDADVRRRLRERGISVTGGLGPTAGQIWRLGLMGETARPAPYLTLMRALEDLLGERGLAGRFLDALAPVPA
- a CDS encoding tyrosine-type recombinase/integrase; the protein is MTGAALVLASRWASAANRRREGLRAAHSQDAAALSELLHTYMRLKSSRGGRISELTLSHYAESVRRFLTFTGPPEAPSHALNQLSSEVFDLWLLHLQAEGLAAASVKRHLYGVRNLMKALVWANVLDHDPSAGVRPPADATPAHARKRAIEGAQYRQLLELPEALHPAHPTRATRDRMLLLLGGNLGLRAAEIVGLNLGDADLTTSALQVRGKGSKLRRVPLTAGMKAALQAWLTYRVAVAAPSGPDAPLLVSLTPRNLGGRLTTKGGRDIAAQYYQALGLPAEMWGLHTLRRTAGTQLYRATRDLHVVADVLGHASVNTSAIYAKMDTELRREALEAMEALREKPKP
- a CDS encoding metallophosphoesterase family protein produces the protein MRVAFISDIHGNIHALTAVKRFLSENIVNQVIVVGDLVGYGASPGPVIDFVRREGWVAGLGSSDMRVAIDLGERADRKGVADQVLTWTKKILTPEQLDFLRRLPPGGRITTPIGRVRFFHGSPHAPDQRLDLMAPKRELEELADSLGARVIVVGGSHVPFVRVLGDTTFVDPGSVGLTLNHEPGADVAIVDCVGRKPKVSLHKVTYDFASSAFDIMAWNLPPVIADVIRTGRMG
- a CDS encoding HAD family hydrolase; protein product: MSDPSLRAVLFDRDDTIAYTDPGVYREAAVWMARTYGVTPDAALQALREQWAARALTWWDLRSQAQEDAFWADYGTELTGRLGLPPEAAPQLMAAYPYEVYMKPVPHAREVLLELRARGLKVGVLSNTLPSIDRTLKAVGLDDLVDVAVATCVVGVHKPDAGAYLHAAEALGVEPAEVLFVDDKAENVEAARALGMQAVQIDLRGEVAGALHDLRAVLDRVPGPAHAP
- a CDS encoding C40 family peptidase, coding for MTDFALDPRIHAFDSAARVAESALRGQLPGEGWRYLGTRPLWAGPGRLSLLGAPEDGAEQVTEALPGEALALLWENREGWARVRTVHDGYLGWVRVREPQPQPPAAELLPVTALRAHAYAGPGLRQPLVGELALGAQVGTRAGEVVEEQGRRWVPVTLGDGAEAWVQAAVFSPIPGDVADLALRFLDAPYVWGGRSAWGLDCSGLTQVVYAAHGRALPRDADQQQAALQAVEAPVRGDLAFFPGHVGLMLDERRMVHANATHMRVSIETLGEGEYGTRLQESLEGFGRWPG
- a CDS encoding dipeptide epimerase, whose product is MARVSLGWETLELHTAQPFGIARWTHSVYPRTFVTFTQGGVMGQGEAAPNAFYGETRATVEGVLPLLSGALEDPWDWDGLGARLAARMPQGHPSAKCALEMAAVDWCARAVGRPAWQLLGLSPLPLPESSYTVSIAPLDDMRRQAREAVGRGHGVLKVKLGTDHDEAIVQALREEAPGAALRVDANAAWTRPQARRMLDVLAAARVELVEQPLAAGDLEGHAALRGVSAVPLVADESLHHVGDVLALARAFDGVNLKLAKLGGPLQALRALRLARAAGLQVMMGCMIESSLGIAAAAALAGACDWADLDGALLLADDPFEGLVWQAGHLQRPTSAGWGVARR